In Aphelocoma coerulescens isolate FSJ_1873_10779 chromosome 3, UR_Acoe_1.0, whole genome shotgun sequence, a single window of DNA contains:
- the PLA2G7 gene encoding platelet-activating factor acetylhydrolase isoform X2, whose protein sequence is MQHSHRASPRVTLSPPHRGTAQHLGGRGPRWDAQALLRMALCQKLVSRAQGRLLPERLSRLKTKAKFGPSPSGRAQRSLCPRQRRPPVGAAGARPAPEGSGWPEGTSCPSGQRDGSRARPGHGTTGLSVKAPMEMWSTSSTEQFYRIPEGKGPHSVGCTDLMTENAVEGSFLRLYYPACDATDIEEARWIPDKEYYQGLSDFLNLYRVVGERLFHYYVGSVTCPAKSNAAFKPGEKYPLLVFSHGLGAFRTIYSAICIEMASQGFIVAAVEHRDESASATYYCKRRSVSESQEESTPTMEKEWIYYRKLKTGEEERCLRHKQVQQRAQECIKALNLILKISSGEEVTNVLHSDFNWNSLKDSVDTSRIAVMGHSFGGATVIESLSKEMRFRCGIALDVWMLPVGDDIYQNSIQQPLLFINSEKFQWAENILKIKKLISNDTNKKMITIKGSVHQSFPDFTFVSGGIIARFFKLKGEIDPNEAIDISNHASLAFLQKHLSLKKDFDRWDPLVDGIGPNVIPGTNIDTSPADPE, encoded by the exons ATGCAGCATTCACACAGAGCGAGCCCACGCGTGACGCTGTCCCCGCCACACCGGGGCACGGCCCAGCACCTCGGCGGCCGCGGGCCCCGCTGGGACGCGCAGGCTTTGTTGCGCATGGCTCTGTGCCAGAAACTTGTTTCTCGGGCCCAGGGAAGGCTTCTCCCAGAAAGATTGTCTCGGCTGAAAACTAAGGCAAAGTTTGGTCCCTCCCCTTCGGGGAGAGCCCAGCGGTCGCTGTGCCCGCGACAGAGGCGGCCTCCTGTGGGAGCAGCCGGCGCTCGGCCGGCTCCGGAGGGCTCTGGGTGGCCAGAGGGGACATCCTGCCCCTCTGGACAGCGGGACGGGAGCAGGGCGCGGCCAGGACACGGCACAACAG GTTTGTCGGTGAAGGCACCAATGGAAATGTggagcaccagcagcactgagcagtTTTACAGGATCCCTGAAGGAAAGGGACCACACTCGGTTGGATGTACAGACCTGATGACAGAAAATGCAGTTGAG GGAAGTTTTTTGCGCCTGTATTATCCAGCATGTGATGCCACAGATATCGAAGAGGCACGATGGATTCCAGACAAAGAATACTATCAGGGACTCTCTGACTTCCTTAATCTGTACCGAGTTGTAGGAGAAAGGCTTTTCCATTATTATGTTG GTTCAGTGACCTGTCCTGCAAAGTCAAATGCTGCTTTTAAGCCAGGAGAAAAATATCCACTTCTTGTTTTTTCCCACGGACTTGGAGCTTTTCG GACAATCTATTCCGCTATTTGCATAGAGATGGCTTCTCAGGGCTTTATAGTGGCTGCTGTGGAGCACAG AGATGAATCCGCTTCAGCCACGTATTATTGTAAAAGAAGGTCTGTTTCTGAGTCACAGGAAGAGTCTACACCTACCATGGAGAAGGAGTGGATCTACTACAGGAAACTGAAAACTGGAGAGGAGGAGCGTTGCTTGCGCCATAAGCAG gTGCAGCAAAGAGCACAGGAGTGTATCAAAGCTCTCAATCTCATTCTTAAAATCAGTTCAGGAGAGGAAGTAACAAATGTACTACATTCAGACTTCAACTGGAACAGCCTAAAG GATTCTGTTGATACTAGCAGAATAGCTGTGATGGGACACTCTTTTGGTGGTGCTACAGTTATTGAAAGTCTCAGCAAAGAAATGAGATTCAG gtgTGGCATTGCCCTCGACGTATGGATGCTTCCTGTAGGTGATGACATTTACCAAAACAGCATCCAGCAACCGCTGCTTTTTATCAACTCTGAAAAATTCCAGTGGGCTGAGAACATCTTAAAGATTAAGAAGCTCATCTCCAATGACACAAACAAGAAAATGATCACTATCAA ggGGTCAGTGCATCAGAGCTTTCCTGACTTCACCTTTGTAAGTGGAGGAATCATTGCAAGATTTTTCAAGTTGAAAGGAGAAATAGATCCAAATGAAGCTATTGATATCAGCAATCATGCTTCATTAGCCTTCCTACAGAAACATCTGA GTCTTAAGAAAGATTTTGATCGGTGGGATCCTCTTGTGGATGGCATAGGACCCAATGTTATTCCTGGAACCAATATTGACACATCTCCAGCTGACCCTGAATAA
- the IMP3 gene encoding U3 small nucleolar ribonucleoprotein protein IMP3, whose protein sequence is MVRKLKYHEQKLLRRLDLVNWEVSGGNLAEVRALRRYRLGRREDYVQYKALARAVRALARRLRDLGPASAAFRARCAAALLEKLHGLGLVNSRQSLAVCESLSAAAFCRRRLPCLLVKLRMAQNLRHAVTFVEQGHVRVGPEVVTDPALLVPRAVEDFITWVDASRLRQKVLDYNQERDDFDLAA, encoded by the coding sequence ATGGTGCGGAAACTGAAGTACCACGAGCAGAAGCTGCTGCGGCGGCTGGACCTGGTGAACTGGGAGGTGTCGGGCGGGAACCTGGCGGAGGTGCGGGCGCTGCGGCGGTACCGGCTGGGCCGGCGGGAGGACTACGTGCAGTACAAGGCGCTGGCCCGCGCCGTGCGCGCCCTGGCCCGGCGGCTCCGCGACCTGGGCCCGGCCAGCGCCGCCTTCCGCGCCCGCTGCGCCGCCGCGCTTCTGGAGAAGCTGCACGGCCTGGGGCTGGTGAACAGCCGGCAGTCGCTGGCCGTCTGCGAGAGCCTCTCGGCCGCCGCCTTCTGCCGCCGGcgcctgccctgcctgctggtGAAGCTGCGCATGGCGCAGAACCTGCGCCACGCCGTCACCTTCGTGGAGCAGGGGCACGTCCGCGTGGGGCCCGAGGTGGTGACAGACCCTGCGCTCCTCGTGCCCCGCGCTGTCGAGGATTTCATCACCTGGGTGGACGCTTCGCGCCTGCGGCAGAAGGTGCTCGACTACAACCAGGAGCGCGACGACTTCGACCTGGCCGCATAg
- the PLA2G7 gene encoding platelet-activating factor acetylhydrolase isoform X1 yields the protein MRLLPPALCASPGPARRGGVTPGTATPPRHPLRHGQPDLVSPGAEPGIRHSSWKNGCGVVFLRDIPLPLMHRPVFLEEQQNPPPVRFVAPQISRVPPRPCQPKVSSHFSVSARCCLLLGIQDTTRKFPSRTGLSVKAPMEMWSTSSTEQFYRIPEGKGPHSVGCTDLMTENAVEGSFLRLYYPACDATDIEEARWIPDKEYYQGLSDFLNLYRVVGERLFHYYVGSVTCPAKSNAAFKPGEKYPLLVFSHGLGAFRTIYSAICIEMASQGFIVAAVEHRDESASATYYCKRRSVSESQEESTPTMEKEWIYYRKLKTGEEERCLRHKQVQQRAQECIKALNLILKISSGEEVTNVLHSDFNWNSLKDSVDTSRIAVMGHSFGGATVIESLSKEMRFRCGIALDVWMLPVGDDIYQNSIQQPLLFINSEKFQWAENILKIKKLISNDTNKKMITIKGSVHQSFPDFTFVSGGIIARFFKLKGEIDPNEAIDISNHASLAFLQKHLSLKKDFDRWDPLVDGIGPNVIPGTNIDTSPADPE from the exons ATGCGGCTGCTTCCCCCCGCGCTCTGCGCATCGCCGGGGCCAGCCCGGCGCGGAGGGGTCACCCCAGGTACGGCCACACCGCCCCGACACCCGCTCCGGCACGGGCAGCCCGATCTTGTCTCGCCGGGGGCCGAACCCGGGATTCGTCATTCCTCCTGGAAGAATGGCTGCGGCGTTGTGTTTCTCCGTGACATCCCGCTCCCCCTGATGCACAGGCCGGTTTTCCTTGAGGAGCAGCAGAATCCTCCCCCTGTGCGGTTCGTAGCACCGCAGATCTCCCGAGTGCCGCCGCGGCCTTGCCAACCAAAGGTTTCGTCCCACTTTTCTGTAAGTGCACGGTGCTGTCTGCTCCTTGGGATTCAGGATACAACAAGGAAATTCCCCAGTAGAACAG GTTTGTCGGTGAAGGCACCAATGGAAATGTggagcaccagcagcactgagcagtTTTACAGGATCCCTGAAGGAAAGGGACCACACTCGGTTGGATGTACAGACCTGATGACAGAAAATGCAGTTGAG GGAAGTTTTTTGCGCCTGTATTATCCAGCATGTGATGCCACAGATATCGAAGAGGCACGATGGATTCCAGACAAAGAATACTATCAGGGACTCTCTGACTTCCTTAATCTGTACCGAGTTGTAGGAGAAAGGCTTTTCCATTATTATGTTG GTTCAGTGACCTGTCCTGCAAAGTCAAATGCTGCTTTTAAGCCAGGAGAAAAATATCCACTTCTTGTTTTTTCCCACGGACTTGGAGCTTTTCG GACAATCTATTCCGCTATTTGCATAGAGATGGCTTCTCAGGGCTTTATAGTGGCTGCTGTGGAGCACAG AGATGAATCCGCTTCAGCCACGTATTATTGTAAAAGAAGGTCTGTTTCTGAGTCACAGGAAGAGTCTACACCTACCATGGAGAAGGAGTGGATCTACTACAGGAAACTGAAAACTGGAGAGGAGGAGCGTTGCTTGCGCCATAAGCAG gTGCAGCAAAGAGCACAGGAGTGTATCAAAGCTCTCAATCTCATTCTTAAAATCAGTTCAGGAGAGGAAGTAACAAATGTACTACATTCAGACTTCAACTGGAACAGCCTAAAG GATTCTGTTGATACTAGCAGAATAGCTGTGATGGGACACTCTTTTGGTGGTGCTACAGTTATTGAAAGTCTCAGCAAAGAAATGAGATTCAG gtgTGGCATTGCCCTCGACGTATGGATGCTTCCTGTAGGTGATGACATTTACCAAAACAGCATCCAGCAACCGCTGCTTTTTATCAACTCTGAAAAATTCCAGTGGGCTGAGAACATCTTAAAGATTAAGAAGCTCATCTCCAATGACACAAACAAGAAAATGATCACTATCAA ggGGTCAGTGCATCAGAGCTTTCCTGACTTCACCTTTGTAAGTGGAGGAATCATTGCAAGATTTTTCAAGTTGAAAGGAGAAATAGATCCAAATGAAGCTATTGATATCAGCAATCATGCTTCATTAGCCTTCCTACAGAAACATCTGA GTCTTAAGAAAGATTTTGATCGGTGGGATCCTCTTGTGGATGGCATAGGACCCAATGTTATTCCTGGAACCAATATTGACACATCTCCAGCTGACCCTGAATAA
- the PLA2G7 gene encoding platelet-activating factor acetylhydrolase isoform X3, with amino-acid sequence MEMWSTSSTEQFYRIPEGKGPHSVGCTDLMTENAVEGSFLRLYYPACDATDIEEARWIPDKEYYQGLSDFLNLYRVVGERLFHYYVGSVTCPAKSNAAFKPGEKYPLLVFSHGLGAFRTIYSAICIEMASQGFIVAAVEHRDESASATYYCKRRSVSESQEESTPTMEKEWIYYRKLKTGEEERCLRHKQVQQRAQECIKALNLILKISSGEEVTNVLHSDFNWNSLKDSVDTSRIAVMGHSFGGATVIESLSKEMRFRCGIALDVWMLPVGDDIYQNSIQQPLLFINSEKFQWAENILKIKKLISNDTNKKMITIKGSVHQSFPDFTFVSGGIIARFFKLKGEIDPNEAIDISNHASLAFLQKHLSLKKDFDRWDPLVDGIGPNVIPGTNIDTSPADPE; translated from the exons ATGGAAATGTggagcaccagcagcactgagcagtTTTACAGGATCCCTGAAGGAAAGGGACCACACTCGGTTGGATGTACAGACCTGATGACAGAAAATGCAGTTGAG GGAAGTTTTTTGCGCCTGTATTATCCAGCATGTGATGCCACAGATATCGAAGAGGCACGATGGATTCCAGACAAAGAATACTATCAGGGACTCTCTGACTTCCTTAATCTGTACCGAGTTGTAGGAGAAAGGCTTTTCCATTATTATGTTG GTTCAGTGACCTGTCCTGCAAAGTCAAATGCTGCTTTTAAGCCAGGAGAAAAATATCCACTTCTTGTTTTTTCCCACGGACTTGGAGCTTTTCG GACAATCTATTCCGCTATTTGCATAGAGATGGCTTCTCAGGGCTTTATAGTGGCTGCTGTGGAGCACAG AGATGAATCCGCTTCAGCCACGTATTATTGTAAAAGAAGGTCTGTTTCTGAGTCACAGGAAGAGTCTACACCTACCATGGAGAAGGAGTGGATCTACTACAGGAAACTGAAAACTGGAGAGGAGGAGCGTTGCTTGCGCCATAAGCAG gTGCAGCAAAGAGCACAGGAGTGTATCAAAGCTCTCAATCTCATTCTTAAAATCAGTTCAGGAGAGGAAGTAACAAATGTACTACATTCAGACTTCAACTGGAACAGCCTAAAG GATTCTGTTGATACTAGCAGAATAGCTGTGATGGGACACTCTTTTGGTGGTGCTACAGTTATTGAAAGTCTCAGCAAAGAAATGAGATTCAG gtgTGGCATTGCCCTCGACGTATGGATGCTTCCTGTAGGTGATGACATTTACCAAAACAGCATCCAGCAACCGCTGCTTTTTATCAACTCTGAAAAATTCCAGTGGGCTGAGAACATCTTAAAGATTAAGAAGCTCATCTCCAATGACACAAACAAGAAAATGATCACTATCAA ggGGTCAGTGCATCAGAGCTTTCCTGACTTCACCTTTGTAAGTGGAGGAATCATTGCAAGATTTTTCAAGTTGAAAGGAGAAATAGATCCAAATGAAGCTATTGATATCAGCAATCATGCTTCATTAGCCTTCCTACAGAAACATCTGA GTCTTAAGAAAGATTTTGATCGGTGGGATCCTCTTGTGGATGGCATAGGACCCAATGTTATTCCTGGAACCAATATTGACACATCTCCAGCTGACCCTGAATAA